Proteins from a single region of Streptomyces spectabilis:
- a CDS encoding alpha/beta hydrolase, whose protein sequence is MPRFVRSAALATTVTLVAALAAGCSGSSDDKNGKSGGSGERPAAQGADPEPRPDPSSTLPAAVVSQKLDWRACEGSGEDAPPGDEWRCATLKVPLDYAKPDGGTIGIALIRAASTAKKRGDRIGSLVFNFGGPGGSGVSMLPAFAGSYGDLRERYDLVSFDPRGVAGSEGLRCRSDKQTRAAENRDPTPDTAAEEKAYLADAAAFGAGCARDAKKLLPHVSTADAARDMDVLRQVIGDEKLHYFGISYGTELGGTYAHLFPEKVGRLTLDAPVDPTAGAVGHARNQARGFQRALENYLRSSGEVPGTGTRKIAALLRRLDAKPLRTSTPGRRLSESLATTGILVALYSRQTWPVLTDALEKAEKGDGSGLLELADTYNERSASGTYSTQSHSQRAIACRDTKERPTAAEAKARLARFREISPVFGGFMAWDTAGWCHDWPVAGLQDTPEVSAPGAAPVLVVGTTGDPATPYEGARKMADELGEGVGVQLTWKGEGHGTYGNGSDCVDGTVNDYLLKGKVPRDGKVCAP, encoded by the coding sequence ATGCCGCGTTTCGTACGGTCGGCGGCTCTGGCCACCACGGTGACCCTGGTGGCCGCTCTCGCCGCGGGCTGCAGCGGCTCGTCCGACGACAAGAACGGCAAGAGCGGCGGGAGCGGCGAGCGCCCCGCGGCGCAGGGCGCCGACCCGGAGCCGCGGCCGGACCCCTCGTCCACGCTGCCCGCGGCTGTCGTCTCGCAGAAGCTCGACTGGCGCGCGTGCGAGGGCTCGGGCGAGGACGCGCCGCCCGGCGACGAGTGGCGGTGCGCGACCCTCAAGGTCCCGCTGGACTACGCGAAGCCGGACGGCGGGACGATCGGCATCGCCCTGATCCGCGCCGCGTCCACCGCCAAGAAGCGCGGCGACCGCATCGGCTCGCTCGTGTTCAACTTCGGCGGCCCAGGCGGCTCGGGCGTCTCCATGCTCCCGGCGTTCGCGGGTTCGTACGGCGACCTGCGCGAGCGGTACGACCTGGTGAGCTTCGACCCGCGCGGCGTCGCGGGCAGCGAGGGCCTGCGCTGCCGCAGCGACAAGCAGACGCGGGCGGCGGAGAACAGGGACCCCACACCGGACACGGCGGCCGAGGAGAAGGCGTATCTGGCCGACGCGGCGGCGTTCGGCGCGGGCTGCGCGCGGGACGCGAAGAAGCTGCTCCCCCACGTCTCGACGGCCGACGCGGCCCGCGACATGGACGTGCTGCGGCAGGTCATCGGCGACGAGAAGCTGCACTACTTCGGCATCTCGTACGGCACCGAACTGGGCGGCACGTACGCCCACTTGTTCCCGGAGAAGGTGGGCCGCCTCACCCTCGACGCGCCCGTCGACCCGACGGCGGGCGCGGTGGGCCACGCGCGGAACCAGGCGCGGGGCTTCCAGCGCGCCCTGGAGAACTACCTCAGGTCCTCCGGGGAGGTCCCCGGGACGGGCACGCGGAAGATAGCCGCCCTGCTGCGCCGTCTGGACGCGAAGCCGCTGCGGACGTCCACGCCCGGCCGCAGGCTCAGCGAGTCCCTCGCGACGACGGGCATCCTGGTCGCGCTGTACAGCAGACAGACCTGGCCGGTGCTCACCGACGCCTTGGAGAAGGCCGAGAAGGGCGACGGCTCGGGGCTCCTCGAGCTGGCCGACACGTACAACGAGCGGAGCGCGTCCGGCACGTACAGCACGCAGAGCCACTCGCAGCGCGCGATCGCCTGCCGGGACACCAAGGAGCGGCCGACGGCGGCCGAGGCCAAGGCGCGGCTCGCCCGGTTCCGCGAGATATCACCGGTGTTCGGCGGCTTCATGGCCTGGGACACGGCGGGCTGGTGCCACGACTGGCCGGTGGCCGGTCTTCAGGACACGCCCGAAGTGAGCGCCCCCGGCGCAGCCCCCGTCCTGGTCGTCGGCACCACCGGCGACCCGGCGACGCCGTACGAGGGCGCCCGGAAGATGGCGGACGAGCTGGGCGAGGGCGTCGGCGTCCAGCTCACCTGGAAGGGCGAGGGCCACGGAACGTACGGCAACGGCAGCGACTGCGTGGACGGCACGGTGAACGACTACCTGCTGAAGGGCAAGGTCCCGCGGGACGGCAAGGTCTGCGCACCATGA
- a CDS encoding lysylphosphatidylglycerol synthase transmembrane domain-containing protein, protein MIRDQEEATEQQSVHSDKTAGTSADTSRPGTGEPVGAAEEGRESRSLTAADQPPGMPEPHTTEPRPAEPRPTEPHAAKSRPADDHPADAPDRAAAPADVPGFDTDCADDSYAERVEGDEPLLPARVHRPSDLMRLLIGVLAIAVLLAISAFAHGTTSGLEQDINAGTGEPPDLLMKLAGLTASIGVLLVPVAFAIERLIKRDGLRIADGVLAAVLAHGVTLATDLWVARGAPESIQDALTQPSPGDVHALTDPVHGYLAPVIAYMTAVGMARRPRWRVVLLVVLLLEAFTMLVSGNTTPFSIILTVLIGWTVAYGTLYAVGSPNVQPTGQTLLAGLRHVGFRPVSAAREDTGESTDQGDRGRRYFVTLEDGPPLDVTVIDREQQAQGFFYRVWRRLTLRSITTRRSLQSLRQALEQEALLAYAAIAAGANAPKLIATSELGPDAVILVYEHTGGRTLDSLPDVALTDELLRETWRQVRALQSRRIAHRRLAGDAILVDRSGRVILTDLRGGEIAAGDLVLRMDIAQLLTAFGLRVGAERAVASAVKVLGPDAVADCLPLLQPIALTRSTRATLRKRARERAQREREAVLEASQRAKLARGENAPEEQAPDSAAARKSLRAEKQAEKQAIDEALEQAREEDLLSQIRHQVLLIRPTAPIEPAQLERIRPRTLISFIAGAIGAYFLLSQLTHVDFGTIVGEAEWGWVAAAVAFSALSYFAAAMSLLGFVPERVPFLRAVAAQVAGSFVKIVAPAAVGGVALNTRFLQRSGVRSGLAVASVGASQLFGLGSHILLLLVFGYLTGTEKTPSLTPSRTVIAGLLSVAVLVLVVTAIPFLRKIVVTRVRSLFAGVVPRMLDVLQRPQKLLTGIGGMLLLTFFFVLCLDASVRAFASEEMGTLSLASVAVVFLAGNALGSAAPTPGGIGAVEATLTLGLVAVGVPKDVAAPAVLLYRLLTLWLPVLPGWLFFNHLTRKGLL, encoded by the coding sequence GTGATACGAGATCAAGAAGAGGCGACGGAGCAGCAGAGCGTGCATTCCGACAAGACGGCTGGCACCTCCGCGGACACGTCACGCCCGGGTACCGGTGAGCCTGTCGGTGCGGCCGAGGAAGGCCGGGAGTCTCGGTCCCTGACCGCCGCCGATCAGCCGCCCGGCATGCCCGAGCCGCACACCACCGAGCCCCGCCCCGCCGAGCCGCGTCCCACGGAGCCGCACGCCGCGAAGTCCCGCCCCGCCGATGACCACCCCGCGGACGCGCCCGACCGGGCCGCGGCCCCGGCGGACGTGCCCGGCTTCGACACCGACTGCGCCGACGACTCCTACGCCGAGCGCGTGGAGGGCGACGAACCGCTGCTCCCCGCGCGCGTGCACCGCCCCTCCGACCTGATGCGGCTGCTCATCGGCGTGCTGGCGATCGCCGTGCTGCTCGCGATCTCCGCGTTCGCGCACGGCACGACGTCGGGCCTGGAGCAGGACATCAACGCGGGCACCGGCGAGCCGCCGGACCTGCTGATGAAGCTGGCGGGCCTGACCGCGAGCATCGGCGTCCTGCTCGTGCCCGTGGCCTTCGCGATCGAGCGCCTGATCAAACGGGACGGGCTGCGCATCGCCGACGGCGTCCTCGCGGCCGTGCTCGCGCACGGGGTCACCCTGGCCACCGACCTGTGGGTCGCCAGGGGCGCCCCGGAGTCCATCCAGGACGCCCTGACGCAGCCCTCGCCCGGCGACGTGCACGCGCTGACCGACCCGGTGCACGGCTATCTCGCCCCTGTCATCGCGTACATGACGGCCGTGGGCATGGCGCGCCGCCCGCGCTGGCGCGTCGTGCTGCTCGTCGTGCTGCTGCTCGAAGCCTTCACGATGCTCGTGTCGGGCAACACGACCCCCTTCTCGATCATCCTGACCGTCCTGATCGGCTGGACCGTGGCGTACGGCACGTTGTACGCGGTCGGCTCGCCGAACGTGCAGCCCACCGGGCAGACCCTGCTCGCGGGCCTGCGGCACGTCGGCTTCCGCCCGGTGAGCGCCGCCCGCGAGGACACCGGGGAGAGCACCGACCAGGGCGACCGCGGCCGGCGCTACTTCGTCACGCTTGAGGACGGACCACCGCTCGACGTCACGGTCATCGACCGCGAGCAGCAGGCGCAGGGCTTCTTCTACCGGGTCTGGCGCCGTCTCACGCTACGCAGCATCACCACCCGGCGCAGCCTTCAGTCACTACGTCAGGCACTGGAGCAGGAGGCGCTGCTCGCGTACGCGGCGATCGCGGCGGGCGCCAACGCGCCGAAGCTGATCGCCACCTCCGAGCTGGGCCCGGACGCGGTGATCCTCGTCTACGAGCACACGGGCGGGCGGACCCTGGACTCGCTGCCCGACGTGGCCCTCACCGACGAGCTGCTGCGCGAGACCTGGCGGCAGGTGCGGGCGCTCCAGTCGCGGCGGATCGCGCACCGCAGGCTCGCCGGGGACGCCATCCTGGTGGATCGTTCCGGCAGGGTGATCCTGACGGATCTGCGCGGCGGCGAGATCGCGGCCGGTGACCTCGTGCTGCGGATGGACATCGCGCAGCTGCTCACCGCCTTCGGCCTGCGCGTCGGCGCGGAGCGCGCGGTCGCCTCCGCGGTCAAGGTGCTCGGGCCCGACGCCGTGGCCGACTGTCTGCCGCTGCTCCAGCCGATCGCCCTGACGCGCTCCACGCGCGCCACGCTGCGCAAGCGGGCCCGCGAGCGCGCCCAGCGCGAGCGCGAAGCGGTCCTTGAAGCGTCCCAGCGGGCCAAGCTGGCGCGCGGCGAAAACGCGCCGGAGGAGCAGGCCCCGGACTCGGCGGCGGCCCGCAAGTCGCTGCGCGCGGAGAAGCAGGCCGAGAAGCAGGCCATAGACGAGGCTCTGGAGCAGGCGCGCGAGGAGGACCTGCTCTCCCAGATCCGCCACCAGGTGCTGCTGATCCGGCCGACGGCCCCCATCGAGCCGGCGCAGCTGGAGCGGATCAGGCCGCGCACGCTGATCAGCTTCATCGCCGGTGCCATCGGTGCCTACTTCCTGCTCTCGCAGCTCACCCACGTCGACTTCGGCACCATCGTCGGAGAGGCCGAGTGGGGCTGGGTCGCCGCGGCCGTGGCGTTCTCGGCGCTGAGCTACTTCGCGGCGGCGATGAGCCTGCTGGGCTTCGTGCCGGAGCGGGTGCCGTTCCTGCGGGCGGTGGCCGCGCAGGTCGCCGGTTCGTTCGTGAAGATCGTGGCGCCCGCGGCGGTCGGCGGTGTCGCGCTGAACACCCGGTTCCTCCAGCGGTCCGGGGTGCGCTCCGGGCTCGCGGTGGCCAGTGTCGGCGCCTCGCAGCTGTTCGGGCTCGGCTCGCACATCCTGCTGCTGCTCGTCTTCGGCTATCTGACGGGCACCGAGAAGACGCCGTCGCTCACCCCGTCGCGCACGGTCATCGCGGGCCTGTTGTCGGTGGCGGTGCTCGTCCTGGTGGTGACCGCCATCCCGTTCCTGCGGAAAATCGTCGTCACGCGCGTGAGGTCGCTGTTCGCGGGTGTCGTGCCGCGCATGCTGGACGTCCTGCAGCGCCCGCAGAAGCTGCTCACCGGCATCGGCGGGATGCTGCTCCTGACGTTCTTCTTCGTGCTGTGCCTGGACGCGTCCGTACGGGCGTTCGCCAGCGAGGAGATGGGCACCCTGAGCCTGGCCAGCGTCGCCGTGGTCTTCCTCGCGGGCAACGCGCTCGGTTCGGCGGCGCCCACCCCCGGCGGCATCGGCGCGGTCGAGGCGACGCTCACGCTGGGCCTCGTCGCGGTGGGCGTGCCCAAGGACGTGGCGGCGCCCGCCGTGCTGCTGTACCGGCTGCTGACTCTGTGGCTTCCGGTGCTCCCCGGATGGCTGTTCTTCAACCATCTGACGCGCAAGGGGCTGCTGTAG
- a CDS encoding MGMT family protein, with amino-acid sequence MSEESAVVPELPEYAERVLEVAEMIPPGRVMTYGDVAEWLEEGGPRQVGRVMALYGGAVPWWRVVRADGTLLPGHELRALEAYRAEGTPLRQASRAAQGHVPRIDMRRARWDGGAAADGPGGRPQAPEGHN; translated from the coding sequence ATGAGCGAGGAGAGCGCAGTGGTGCCGGAGCTTCCGGAGTACGCCGAGCGGGTCCTGGAAGTGGCGGAAATGATTCCCCCGGGCCGGGTGATGACCTACGGAGACGTCGCCGAGTGGCTGGAGGAGGGCGGCCCCCGCCAGGTCGGCCGGGTGATGGCCCTCTACGGAGGCGCGGTGCCGTGGTGGCGCGTGGTCCGCGCCGACGGCACCCTGCTGCCCGGACACGAACTGCGCGCCCTGGAGGCCTACCGCGCGGAGGGCACGCCCCTGCGGCAGGCGAGCCGGGCCGCGCAGGGCCACGTGCCGCGCATCGACATGCGCCGGGCGCGCTGGGACGGCGGGGCGGCCGCCGACGGCCCCGGCGGGCGGCCGCAGGCTCCGGAAGGTCACAACTGA
- the moeZ gene encoding adenylyltransferase/sulfurtransferase MoeZ, with product MSLPPLVEPASELTVDEVRRYSRHLIIPDVGMDGQKRLKNAKVLCVGAGGLGSPALMYLAAAGVGTLGIVEFDEVDESNLQRQIIHSQADIGRSKAESARDSVLGINPYVNVVLHEERLEADNVMDIFSQYDLIVDGTDNFATRYLVNDACVLLNKPYVWGSIYRFDGQASVFWSEHGPCYRCLYPEPPPPGMVPSCAEGGVLGVLCASIGSIQVNEAIKLLAGIGEPLVGRLMIYDALEMQYRQVKVRKDPNCAVCGENPTVTELIDYEAFCGVVSEEAQEAAAGSTITPRQLKEWIDGDEKIEIIDVREPNEYEIVSIPGAKLIPKNEFLMGTALETLPQDKKIVLHCKTGVRSAEVLAVLKSAGFADAVHVGGGVIGWVNQIEPEKPVY from the coding sequence GTGTCGCTGCCACCCCTGGTCGAGCCAGCATCCGAGCTCACCGTCGACGAGGTCCGCAGGTACTCCCGCCACCTGATCATCCCGGATGTCGGGATGGACGGGCAGAAGCGGCTGAAGAACGCCAAGGTGCTCTGTGTGGGCGCCGGCGGCCTCGGGTCACCGGCGCTGATGTACCTCGCGGCGGCGGGCGTCGGCACCCTCGGCATCGTGGAGTTCGACGAGGTCGACGAGTCGAACCTGCAGCGCCAGATCATCCACAGCCAGGCCGACATCGGCCGCTCCAAGGCCGAGTCGGCCCGCGACAGCGTCCTCGGCATCAACCCGTACGTGAACGTGGTCCTGCACGAAGAGCGGCTCGAAGCCGACAACGTGATGGACATCTTCAGCCAGTACGACCTGATCGTCGACGGCACCGACAACTTCGCGACGCGCTACCTGGTCAACGACGCCTGCGTGCTCCTGAACAAACCGTACGTGTGGGGCTCCATCTACCGCTTCGACGGCCAGGCGTCGGTGTTCTGGTCCGAGCACGGGCCCTGCTACCGCTGCCTCTACCCGGAGCCCCCGCCCCCCGGCATGGTCCCGTCCTGCGCCGAGGGCGGCGTGCTGGGCGTGCTGTGCGCCTCCATCGGCTCGATCCAGGTCAATGAGGCCATCAAGCTCCTCGCGGGCATCGGCGAGCCCCTCGTCGGCCGACTGATGATCTACGACGCCCTGGAGATGCAGTACCGCCAGGTCAAGGTCCGCAAGGACCCGAACTGCGCGGTCTGCGGCGAGAACCCCACCGTCACCGAACTCATCGACTACGAGGCCTTCTGCGGCGTCGTGTCCGAGGAGGCCCAGGAGGCGGCCGCCGGTTCGACGATCACTCCCCGGCAGCTCAAGGAGTGGATCGACGGCGACGAGAAGATCGAGATCATCGACGTCCGCGAGCCGAACGAGTACGAGATCGTCTCGATCCCGGGCGCCAAGCTGATCCCGAAGAACGAGTTCCTCATGGGCACCGCCCTGGAGACCCTGCCGCAGGACAAGAAGATCGTCCTGCACTGCAAGACGGGTGTCCGCAGTGCGGAAGTCCTCGCCGTCCTGAAGTCCGCGGGCTTCGCGGACGCGGTCCACGTCGGCGGCGGCGTGATCGGCTGGGTCAACCAGATCGAGCCCGAGAAGCCGGTCTACTAG
- a CDS encoding alpha/beta hydrolase — protein MPKLPPRARTLAATAVLLSTALAACGDGASDSADAADEARPDQKLSWKDCPAPSAAEGGGGAPSPLPGGATWQCATMKAPLDWKKPEGDTIGIALIRARSSGAKDKRIGSLVFNFGGPGGSGVTTLPAFGADYAKLRTRYDLVSFDPRGVGRSDGVKCEDDEQLDTYFQQDATPDDEAERKKFIDNVKSFNGACEKNSGTVLPHVRTTDVARDMDLMRQVLGDDKLHYFGISYGTELGGVYAHLFPKNVGRAVFDAVVDPTETPEQGSLGQAEGFQLALDNFAKDCVSQEDDCPVGDTEDDVEARIARLLKDLDAKPLPGLPPRRLTQTAATNGIVQALYSQDFWPYLTEGLDEAYDGDGRILMALSDSMNGRDEDGEYSNLSAANVAINCADDKPRYTTADVEARLPRFREASPLFGDYLAWGMLGCTDWAVPGQADHPDVQASGAAPILVIGNTGDPATPYEGARKMVGALGEGVGVELTYKGQGHGAYDSKDTCVRGAVDGYLLNGTVPESGTVCGADKGAVPSGS, from the coding sequence ATGCCCAAGCTCCCGCCGCGTGCCAGGACCCTGGCCGCCACCGCCGTCCTGCTGTCCACCGCGCTCGCGGCCTGCGGTGACGGAGCCTCGGACAGCGCAGACGCCGCCGACGAGGCCCGGCCGGACCAGAAGCTGAGCTGGAAGGACTGCCCGGCGCCGTCCGCGGCCGAGGGCGGCGGCGGAGCCCCCTCACCGCTGCCCGGCGGGGCCACGTGGCAGTGCGCCACCATGAAGGCCCCGCTGGACTGGAAGAAGCCCGAGGGCGACACCATCGGCATCGCGCTCATCCGCGCGCGCTCCAGCGGCGCGAAGGACAAGCGCATCGGCTCGCTCGTGTTCAACTTCGGCGGCCCCGGCGGCTCGGGCGTCACCACGCTGCCCGCGTTCGGCGCCGACTACGCGAAGCTGCGCACCCGGTACGACCTGGTGAGCTTCGACCCGCGCGGCGTCGGCCGCAGCGACGGCGTGAAGTGCGAGGACGACGAACAGCTCGACACGTACTTCCAGCAGGACGCGACACCCGACGACGAGGCCGAGCGCAAGAAGTTCATCGACAACGTGAAGAGCTTCAACGGGGCGTGCGAGAAGAACTCCGGCACGGTGCTCCCCCATGTGCGCACCACCGACGTGGCCCGCGACATGGACCTCATGCGGCAGGTGCTCGGCGACGACAAGCTGCACTACTTCGGCATCTCCTACGGCACCGAACTCGGCGGCGTCTACGCCCACTTGTTCCCGAAGAACGTGGGCCGTGCCGTGTTCGACGCGGTCGTCGACCCCACCGAGACGCCCGAGCAGGGCTCCCTGGGGCAGGCCGAGGGCTTCCAGCTCGCCCTCGACAACTTCGCGAAGGACTGCGTGTCCCAGGAGGACGACTGCCCCGTCGGCGACACCGAGGACGACGTCGAGGCCCGTATCGCCAGGCTCCTGAAGGACCTGGACGCCAAGCCGCTGCCCGGCCTCCCGCCGCGCCGCCTCACCCAGACCGCGGCCACCAACGGCATCGTGCAGGCGCTGTACTCCCAGGACTTCTGGCCGTACCTGACCGAGGGCCTGGACGAGGCCTACGACGGCGACGGCCGGATCCTCATGGCGCTGTCCGACTCGATGAACGGGCGCGACGAGGACGGCGAGTACAGCAATCTGTCCGCCGCGAACGTCGCCATCAACTGCGCCGACGACAAGCCGCGTTACACGACGGCCGACGTCGAGGCGCGGCTCCCCCGGTTCCGGGAGGCCTCGCCGCTGTTCGGCGACTATCTGGCGTGGGGCATGCTCGGCTGCACCGACTGGGCCGTGCCGGGCCAGGCCGACCACCCGGACGTCCAGGCCTCCGGGGCGGCGCCGATCCTCGTCATCGGCAACACCGGAGATCCCGCCACGCCGTACGAGGGCGCCCGCAAGATGGTCGGCGCGCTCGGCGAGGGCGTGGGCGTCGAGCTGACGTACAAGGGGCAGGGGCACGGCGCGTACGACAGCAAGGACACGTGCGTGCGGGGCGCCGTGGACGGCTATCTGCTGAACGGGACGGTGCCGGAGTCCGGCACCGTCTGCGGGGCGGACAAGGGGGCGGTCCCGTCCGGCAGTTGA